Proteins from a single region of Belliella baltica DSM 15883:
- a CDS encoding type II toxin-antitoxin system RelE/ParE family toxin, whose product MQIFVTPRAEKNFDTIVAYINENFGEKTTKLFIKKVDEIFTLLSSYPQMGQTEHNDIKGFQLSPQTKLLYRIRNNKIIILSFFDVRQNPKKKYK is encoded by the coding sequence ATGCAAATATTTGTTACTCCGAGAGCCGAAAAAAATTTCGACACTATTGTAGCGTATATAAACGAGAATTTTGGAGAAAAAACCACCAAATTATTTATTAAAAAAGTAGACGAAATTTTTACACTTCTTAGTAGCTACCCACAAATGGGCCAAACTGAGCATAACGATATTAAAGGTTTTCAACTTTCACCTCAAACTAAACTTCTCTATAGAATCAGAAACAACAAAATAATTATTCTATCATTTTTTGACGTTAGACAAAACCCGAAAAAGAAATATAAATAA
- a CDS encoding M48 family metallopeptidase, translating to MLKKISILFLVGLITYSCAKVPFSGRNQLSLVSNEEILPMSYDQYGQVLKESKLVTSSTQGQQVVRVGRRIAEAVETYMREKGYADELEGFQWEFNLIESEQVNAWAMPGGKVAFYTGIMPICQDETGIAVVMGHEVAHAIASHARERMSNGLLLNGLIGGVQVAMGQNPTLTQSIFLQAVGYGGQLGMLKFSRKHELEADQLGLNFMALAGYDPRQAPIFWERMNAGAEGARPPEFLSTHPGPDKRIQELNKQMAEAMAYYEKSNKQ from the coding sequence ATGCTAAAGAAAATATCAATATTGTTTTTGGTCGGGCTAATCACCTATTCCTGTGCCAAAGTCCCTTTTAGTGGAAGGAATCAGTTAAGTCTTGTGAGCAATGAAGAGATTCTTCCAATGTCTTATGATCAATATGGTCAGGTTTTGAAAGAAAGTAAATTAGTTACTAGTTCTACACAAGGTCAGCAAGTGGTAAGAGTAGGTAGAAGAATAGCCGAAGCAGTAGAAACTTACATGCGAGAAAAGGGCTATGCAGATGAGTTAGAAGGTTTTCAATGGGAATTCAATCTTATAGAAAGTGAGCAAGTCAATGCTTGGGCTATGCCTGGCGGAAAAGTAGCATTCTACACTGGGATCATGCCAATTTGCCAAGATGAGACTGGAATTGCTGTGGTGATGGGGCACGAAGTAGCTCATGCAATAGCGAGTCATGCTCGTGAGAGAATGTCAAATGGACTTTTACTGAATGGACTAATTGGCGGTGTTCAGGTGGCTATGGGTCAGAATCCAACCCTTACACAAAGTATATTTCTTCAAGCCGTAGGTTATGGTGGGCAATTGGGAATGTTGAAATTTTCTAGAAAGCATGAATTAGAAGCCGATCAATTAGGCTTAAACTTCATGGCATTGGCGGGATATGATCCAAGACAAGCGCCTATTTTCTGGGAAAGAATGAATGCAGGTGCAGAAGGTGCTAGGCCACCAGAATTTTTATCGACTCACCCAGGTCCAGATAAAAGAATTCAAGAATTAAATAAGCAAATGGCAGAAGCCATGGCTTATTACGAAAAGAGCAACAAGCAATAA
- a CDS encoding DUF4442 domain-containing protein, with the protein MTPEAKSYLGKMTNPFIFWWAMLFKLPSAIFWRLKIKKLDQDSCEVSIPYFWRSQNPFKSIYFAALAGAAELSTGALCQLSMAGKGKFSMLVVDFKAEYFKKADQLITFSCNQGKELESLIDHLQLGESDKLTMISTGLNRNGEMVARFFVTWSFKKK; encoded by the coding sequence ATGACCCCAGAAGCAAAAAGTTACTTAGGTAAAATGACTAATCCTTTTATTTTTTGGTGGGCAATGTTGTTTAAATTACCTTCTGCTATTTTTTGGAGATTAAAAATCAAAAAACTAGATCAAGATAGCTGCGAGGTAAGCATCCCTTATTTCTGGAGAAGTCAAAACCCCTTCAAATCTATCTACTTTGCCGCTTTGGCTGGTGCTGCAGAATTGAGCACAGGTGCCTTGTGTCAACTTTCTATGGCTGGAAAAGGGAAATTCAGCATGTTGGTTGTAGATTTTAAAGCAGAGTATTTCAAAAAAGCAGATCAATTGATCACTTTCAGTTGTAATCAAGGAAAGGAACTTGAATCATTAATCGATCATCTTCAACTTGGGGAAAGTGACAAACTCACCATGATTTCGACAGGATTAAATCGAAATGGAGAAATGGTAGCAAGATTTTTTGTCACATGGTCATTTAAAAAGAAATAG
- a CDS encoding UxaA family hydrolase has translation MNHKFLQIHPQDNVLVALTDLSAGEVIEFEGKKITLKDTVPAKHKFALTEIKQGSFVYMYGSVVGKSVSTIISGAVLTTANVKHEANSFSEKTETTGWTLPDFSKFEGRTFKGYHRSDGQVGTANYWIVIPLVFCENRNVEVIKQAFVDELGFGKPNRFKSLVQQMADLYKTGKKEQIETLQVEEFVEVSASKIFKNIDGIKFLTHQGGCGGIRQDSDMLCALLAGYINNPNVAGATVLSLGCQNAQPAILKEKLDAINPNLDKPIILLEQQKEGTESNLLSQAIKQTFLAMAEADQQERQDAPLSKLTIGLECGGSDGFSGISANPAVGHVSDLIVALGGKSILSEFPELCGVEQELINRCVDYTIAKKFSKLMVDYAASAEAVGSGFDMNPSPGNIKDGLITDAMKSSGAAKKGGTSPVVDVLDYAEYATKPGLNLLCTPGNDVESTTAMAGSGANIILFTTGLGTPTGNPVTPVIKISSNTKLAERMPDIIDVNTGGVISGEKTIPQMGEEMLEHIIKVASGEIKSKAQLLDQDDFIPWKRGVSL, from the coding sequence ATGAACCATAAGTTTTTACAAATTCATCCACAGGACAATGTACTCGTCGCTTTGACAGATTTAAGTGCAGGTGAAGTGATAGAATTCGAAGGAAAAAAGATAACCTTAAAAGACACTGTACCTGCCAAACATAAATTTGCATTGACGGAAATTAAACAAGGCAGTTTTGTATATATGTATGGTTCAGTGGTGGGAAAATCTGTATCAACAATAATAAGCGGCGCTGTGCTTACAACTGCCAATGTAAAGCATGAAGCCAATTCTTTCAGTGAAAAGACAGAAACTACAGGATGGACTCTACCTGACTTTAGTAAGTTTGAGGGAAGAACTTTTAAAGGTTATCACCGCTCGGATGGACAAGTGGGAACTGCTAATTATTGGATTGTAATTCCATTGGTTTTTTGTGAAAATAGAAATGTAGAAGTTATCAAGCAGGCCTTCGTTGATGAGCTCGGTTTTGGGAAACCAAATAGGTTCAAAAGCCTTGTGCAACAAATGGCTGATTTGTACAAAACAGGAAAAAAAGAGCAGATCGAAACGCTACAAGTTGAGGAATTTGTAGAAGTTAGTGCTTCTAAAATTTTCAAAAACATAGATGGTATCAAATTTCTAACCCACCAAGGAGGCTGTGGGGGAATTCGTCAGGATTCAGATATGCTTTGTGCTTTGTTGGCTGGATATATCAATAATCCAAACGTGGCTGGTGCGACAGTTTTGAGTTTGGGTTGTCAAAATGCCCAACCTGCAATCTTAAAAGAAAAACTGGATGCGATCAATCCCAATTTAGATAAGCCAATAATACTCCTTGAGCAACAAAAAGAAGGGACAGAAAGCAACTTGCTCTCACAAGCGATTAAGCAAACTTTCCTGGCTATGGCTGAAGCCGATCAACAAGAAAGACAGGATGCTCCCTTGAGCAAGTTGACGATTGGTTTGGAATGTGGTGGATCCGATGGTTTCTCTGGTATTTCAGCAAATCCAGCGGTTGGTCATGTTTCTGATCTGATTGTTGCCTTGGGTGGAAAATCAATCTTGTCCGAATTTCCAGAACTTTGTGGCGTTGAACAGGAATTGATCAATAGATGTGTTGATTATACCATTGCGAAGAAATTCAGCAAATTGATGGTAGATTATGCTGCATCTGCTGAAGCTGTAGGATCAGGTTTCGATATGAATCCTTCCCCGGGAAACATTAAAGATGGCTTAATCACGGATGCGATGAAGTCCTCTGGCGCTGCAAAAAAAGGAGGAACTTCTCCTGTGGTAGATGTCTTGGATTACGCGGAGTATGCAACCAAACCCGGCCTCAATCTCCTTTGTACGCCTGGAAATGATGTAGAAAGCACTACAGCAATGGCTGGTTCAGGTGCTAATATCATTTTGTTCACAACAGGACTAGGCACTCCAACAGGCAATCCAGTAACTCCAGTTATCAAAATATCTTCCAATACAAAATTGGCAGAAAGAATGCCTGATATCATTGATGTTAACACAGGTGGTGTAATCTCGGGCGAAAAAACCATTCCTCAAATGGGCGAAGAGATGCTCGAACACATCATTAAAGTTGCCAGCGGAGAGATCAAATCCAAAGCCCAACTCCTCGATCAGGACGATTTTATTCCGTGGAAGAGAGGGGTTTCACTGTAA
- a CDS encoding DUF1330 domain-containing protein: MPALVLVEVEIHNPELYEDYKKLSLPAVEAFGGKFVVRGAQTESLEGDWNPQRLVVLEFPSVERAKEWYNSEQYTTAKNIRFQASKGKMLVVESV; encoded by the coding sequence ATGCCAGCACTTGTTCTAGTTGAAGTAGAAATCCATAATCCTGAATTGTACGAAGATTATAAAAAACTGAGTTTACCAGCTGTTGAGGCATTTGGTGGAAAGTTTGTTGTCAGAGGAGCACAGACGGAATCCCTCGAAGGTGATTGGAATCCTCAGCGCTTGGTTGTTTTAGAATTTCCTTCTGTCGAAAGAGCCAAAGAATGGTACAATTCCGAGCAATACACCACAGCCAAAAACATCCGCTTTCAAGCCTCCAAAGGAAAAATGTTAGTGGTAGAGAGTGTTTAG